The Girardinichthys multiradiatus isolate DD_20200921_A chromosome 24, DD_fGirMul_XY1, whole genome shotgun sequence genome has a window encoding:
- the LOC124861439 gene encoding zinc finger protein 260-like, which produces MNSGKKSSSLRNIWSKKLEGSRSSNSGRTQQRKRHQMMDDVFQPRLVLPADVKEEAPEEQSPDVDQQEPEPLQIKEEQEELWTSQEGEQLTVKEETDTRFPLTAAPIKNVKEEASEEQSPDMDQQELELLHIKEESERIWASQDGEQLNVKEETDDTRSPLTVVHMKSEEDEDKPLFSQLHQTEDRDLPSSISADQVKAEIKVEDCGAAESSRNPDLNNHGGSSNYSETEDSEDDEEDDDVKHHESELKHLSDSETEDSEEDWKESRTPGSGRNTVNKSLSCSVCGGKFANRRSLQSHMTCHPRLTSSDCSGSETCFREKKIMDSLTKVQTSSKKFNCGECGKSFNRKHDLKKHTTAHTGDKPFGCDACGKRFACTSILIRHVRIHTGDKPFGCDICGKTFALKSNLDTHMRTHTGDKPFSCDVCGKRFACKSHLNTHMRIHTGEKPFSCGKCGKRFSQKAGLDKHMRTHTGDKPFGCDACGKRFYQMSDLDKHMIIHTEDNPFSCDVCRKRFAWKSDLTRHMRIHTGDKPFSCGKCGKRFSQKASLDKHMRIHTGDKPFGCDACGKRFACTSTLIRHVRIHTGDKPFGCDACGKTFARKSNLDTHMRIHTGERPFSCDVCGKRFASKSPLNIHMRMHTGDRPFSCDVCGKRFTCKSHVNIHMRMHTGDRPFSCDVCGKRFTCTSHLNIHMRIHTGEKAFSCDACGKRFAWKSALIRHMRIHTGERSPLVEMLLL; this is translated from the exons tgctgccagcagatgttaaagaagaggctcctgaagaacagagtcctgatgtGGATCAGCAGGAGCCAGAGCCCCTCcagataaaggaggaacaggaggaactctggaccagtcaggaaggagagcagctcactgtgaaggaggagactgataccaggtttccattaactgcagctcctatcaaga atgttaaagaagaggcttctgaagaacagagtcctgatatggaccagcaggagctggagctcctccacataaaggaggaaagtGAAAGAATCTGGGCCAGCCAGGATGGAGAACAACTGAATGTGAAGGAGGAGACTGATGATACCAGGTCTCCATTAACTGTTGTTCATATGAAGAGTGAAGAGGATGAGGATAAACCTCTGTTCTCTCAGCTTCATCAAACAGAAGACAGAGATCTTCCAAGCAGCATCTCAGCTGACCAGgtaaaagcagaaattaaagtAGAGGACTGTGGAGCAGCAGAATCCAGCAGAAACCCAGATCTAAATAATCATGGAGGCTCTTCCAACTATTCAGAGACTGAAGAcagtgaagatgatgaagaggatgatgatgtgaagcatcatgaatctgagcttaaacacttatcagactctgaaactgaagacagtgaggaggattggaaggagagcaggacTCCAGGATCAGGCAGAAACACTGTCAACAAATCTTTGAGCTGCTCtgtgtgtggaggaaaatttgCTAACAGACGCTCTCTTCAGAGTCACATGACATGTCATCCAAGATTAACGTCTTCAGATTGTTCTGGTAGTGAGACGTGTTTCAGAGAGAAGAAAATAATGGATTCACTGACAAAAGTCCAGACAAGTAGTAAAAAGTTTAACTGTGGTGAGTGTGGTAAAAGTTTTAACAggaaacatgatttaaaaaaacacacaacagcccacacaggagacaaaccctttggttgtgatgcatgtggaaaaagatttgcctgcaCGTCAATTTTAATCAGACAcgtgagaattcacacaggcgacaaaccctttggttgtgatatatgtggaaaaacatttgcctTAAAGTCAAATTtagacacacacatgagaacccatacaggagacaaaccctttagttgtgatgtttgtggaaaaagatttgcctgcaagtcacatttaaacacacacatgagaatccacacaggagaaaaacccttcagttgtggtaaatgtggaaaaagattttcccagaaggcaggtttagacaaacacatgagaacccacacaggagataaacccTTTGGATGTGATGCGTGTGGAAAGAGATTTTACCAAATGTCagatttagacaaacacatgataATACACACAGAAGACAatccctttagttgtgatgtttgtagaaaaagatttgcctggaaGTCAGACTTAaccagacacatgagaatccacacaggtgacaaacccttcagttgtggtaaatgtggaaaaagattttcccagaaggcaagtttagacaaacacatgagaatccacacaggagataaaccctttggttgtgatgcatgtggaaaaagatttgcctgcaCGTCAACTTTAATCAGACacgtgagaatccacacaggagacaaaccctttggttgtgatgcatgtggaaaaacatttgccaggaagtcaaatttagacacacacatgagaatccacacaggagagagaccctttagttgtgatgtttgtggaaaaagatttgccagCAAGTCACCTTTAAACATTCACATGAGAATGCATACAGGAGACAgaccctttagttgtgatgtttgtggaaaaagatttacctGCAAGTCACATGTAAACATTCACATGAGAATGCATACAGGAGACAgaccctttagttgtgatgtttgtgggaaAAGATTTACCTGCACgtcacatttaaacattcacatgagaatccacacaggtgAAAAagcctttagttgtgatgcatgtggaaaaagatttgcttgGAAGTCAGCTTTAatcagacacatgagaatccacacaggcgAGAGAAGCCCTTTGGTTGAGATGCTTTTGTTATAA